The following coding sequences lie in one Oncorhynchus kisutch isolate 150728-3 linkage group LG3, Okis_V2, whole genome shotgun sequence genomic window:
- the LOC109876807 gene encoding major facilitator superfamily domain-containing protein 3-like, translating to MNDKLVFLGLLYFVQGIPYGLQSLLLPVYLRGAGHSLTHIGLTKILYFPWVLKVLWAPLVDRVGTKRRWLVATVSGLALTCLSSAALAPEAHIWGVVGTLLAMNALASIQDITVDGAAVGLLKGRSELGLGNVAQVVGYKAGSVFAGGGLLAVIDVAGWGPMFMLLAFVYFGVALFVLGAPVLDNELLKGQAEGRKGVQSDAVHPWRVWRKLLSVPGTPWTMIYVLTYKLGEQGAVTMFPLFLLDHHMTARELGFWNGMIAMCFSICGSSLGGLLLSQFSIGSLMRRVFVMRTVSMVFQSSLLTVLEPSPLMKGMAVLSLSIQHFLGGLITTLTFTTMMHCTQRAEESVQATHYSFLSTLEVLGKLMFGALAGGLVDWVGFPTAFLLFLVLSAGTALHIWKATDTGALREQPK from the exons ATGAATGACAAGCTGGTTTTTCTGGGCCTCCTGTACTTTGTGCAGGGGATCCCCTATGGTCTCCAGTCCTTGTTGCTCCCTGTCTACCTCCGTGGGGCGGGCCACTCCCTCACCCACATCGGCTTGACCAAAATCCTCTACTTCCCCTGGGTGCTCAAGGTCCTCTGGGCACCCCTGGTGGACCGTGTGGGCACCAAGCGGCGCTGGCTGGTGGCCACGGTCTCTGGCCTGGCGCTTACTTGTCTCTCCAGTGCCGCTCTGGCCCCGGAGGCCCACATCTGGGGAGTGGTGGGGACTCTGCTGGCCATGAACGCCCTGGCATCAATTCAGGACATCACAGTGGACGGGGCCGCTGTGGGACTGCTGAAGGGCCGTAGCGAGCTGGGCCTGGGCAATGTGGCTCAGGTGGTGGGGTACAAGGCCGGCTCGGTGTTCGCCGGGGGCGGGCTCCTGGCTGTGATTGACGTGGCCGGGTGGGGCCCTATGTTTATGCTGTTGGCCTTTGTGTACTTCGGGGTGGCACTGTTTGTGTTGGGGGCCCCTGTGCTGGACAATGAGCTGTTGAAGGGCCAggcagaggggaggaagggggtcCAGTCGGACGCTGTGCATCCCTGGAGGGTGTGGCGGAAGCTGCTGTCAGTACCTGGGACGCCCTGGACCATGATCTACGTTCTCACATACAAACTGG GTGAGCAGGGTGCGGTGACCatgttccctctcttccttttggACCATCACATGACAGCCCGGGAGCTGGGGTTCTGGAACGGCATGATCGCCATGTGCTTCTCAATCTGTGGCTCCTCCCTCGGTGGCCTGCTGCTCTCCCAGTTCAG TATTGGCTCTCTGATGAGGCGTGTGTTTGTGATGCGGACTGTCAGTATGGTGTTCCAGAGCTCCCTCCTGACCGTGCTGGAACCTTCCCCGCTCATGAAAG GTATGGCCGTGTTGAGTTTGAGCATTCAGCACTTCCTGGGAGGCCTCATCACAACGCTCACTTTCACAACCATGATGCACTGCACACAGAGAGCGGAGGAGAGTGTACAG gCCACCCACTACAGTTTCCTGTCCACTCTGGAGGTACTGGGGAAGCTGATGTTCGGTGCCCTGGCAGGGGGCCTGGTGGACTGGGTGGGTTTCCCCACTGCCTTCCTCCTTTTCCTGGTCCTCTCTGCCGGAACAGCCCTCCACATCTGGAAGGCCACAGACACAGGGGCCCTCAGGGAACAGCCCAAGTGA